One genomic window of Blastopirellula retiformator includes the following:
- a CDS encoding flagellar hook assembly protein FlgD produces the protein MSSVNSSTSTTSSGSEGASGGGLQDLDMDQFLKLMIAELQNQDPLEPMKNSEMLEQIGQIRNITATEQLSTTLTNVLDGQNILSATTLIGGQVQALTDEGDVVFGVVTGAQITPNDDGVREVFLKVATDDGIATVRLDDLFTVLPAQAYTGDGTTDETDETDGANAGGGSDETDDSTDDSSDDAADDSTAAA, from the coding sequence ATGTCAAGTGTTAACAGTTCTACGTCGACAACTAGTAGTGGATCTGAGGGCGCGTCGGGTGGCGGTCTGCAAGATCTCGATATGGATCAGTTCCTGAAATTGATGATCGCTGAGTTGCAAAACCAGGATCCTTTGGAACCGATGAAGAACTCCGAGATGTTGGAGCAGATCGGACAGATTCGGAACATCACCGCGACCGAGCAACTGTCGACCACGCTGACCAACGTCCTGGACGGCCAAAACATTTTGTCAGCCACAACCTTGATCGGCGGTCAGGTTCAGGCGCTGACCGATGAAGGGGATGTGGTCTTCGGCGTGGTAACCGGCGCCCAGATCACCCCCAACGACGATGGAGTGCGAGAGGTCTTCCTGAAGGTGGCGACCGATGACGGCATCGCGACCGTGCGACTGGACGACCTGTTTACGGTGCTTCCGGCGCAGGCCTACACGGGCGATGGCACGACCGACGAGACCGATGAGACGGACGGAGCGAACGCTGGCGGCGGATCGGACGAAACCGACGACAGCACCGACGACTCCAGCGATGACGCTGCCGACGATTCGACCGCCGCGGCGTAG